One genomic region from Epinephelus moara isolate mb chromosome 8, YSFRI_EMoa_1.0, whole genome shotgun sequence encodes:
- the rfc5 gene encoding replication factor C subunit 5, which translates to MASTSKAPPQTRNLPWVEKYRPQTLDDLISHKDILSTIQKFISEDKLPHLLFYGPPGTGKTSTILACARQLYKDKEFNSMVLELNASDDRGIDVVRGPVLSFASTRTIFKKGFKLVILDEADAMTQDAQNALRRVIEKFTENTRFCLICNYLSKIIPALQSRCTRFRFGPLSPDQMIPRLEHVVQQESIDINPGGMKAIVTLSSGDMRRSLNILQSTSMAYGKVTEENVYTCTGHPLRSDIANILDWSLNKDFTAAYKQILELKTLKGLALHDILTEVHLLIHRVDFPPAIRIGLLIKLADIEHRLASGTSEKIQLSSMVAAFQAVRDLVVSEAS; encoded by the exons ATGGCCTCAACAAGTAAAGCTCCGCCACAGACCAGGAACTTACCGTG ggttgaaaaatacagaccACAGACACTTGATGATCTGATCTCACACAAGGATATTCTAAGCACCA TCCAGAAGTTCATCAGTGAGGACAAGCTTCCCCATCTCTTGTTCTATGGCCCCCCTGGAACAGGCAAAACCTCCACCATCCTCGCCTGTGCCAGGCAGCTGTACAAGGACAAAGAGTTCAACTCCATGGTGTTGGAG CTAAACGCATCAGATGACAGAGGCATTGATGTTGTACGAGGTCCCGTTCTGAGTTTTGCCAGCACCAGGACCATCTTCAA GAAGGGCTTCAAGTTAGTGATACTGGACGAGGCTGATGCCATGACCCAGGATGCCCAGAATGCATTGCGGCGAG TGATTGAGAAGTTTACAGAAAACACTCGATTCTGTCTGATCTGTAACTACCTGTCCAAGATCATCCCGGCCCTGCAGTCTCGCTGCACCAGGTTTCGCTTCGGCCCGCTGTCCCCGGACCAGATGATCCCTCGGCTGGAGCACGTAGTCCAGCAGGAGAg taTTGACATAAATCCAGGTGGGATGAAGGCCATTGTTACGCTATCATCAGGCGACATGAGAAGATCACTCAACATACTGCAG AGCACCAGTATGGCGTATGGGAAGGTCACAGAGGAAAATGTGTACACCTGCACGGGTCACCCCCTCCGCTCAGATATAGCCAACATCCTCGACTGGTCCCTCAACAAAGACTTCACTGCAGCGTACAAGC AAATCCTGGAGCTCAAGACTTTGAAAGGTTTGGCCCTGCACGATATCCTCACTGAGGTTCATCTGCTCATACACAGAG TGGACTTTCCTCCTGCCATCCGCATCGGTCTGCTCATCAAGTTGGCTGACATTGA ACACAGGCTCGCTTCAGGAACCAGTGAGAAGATCCAGCTCAGCTCCATGGTCGCAGCATTCCAGGCGGTCAGAGACCTCGTGGTCAGCGAGGCCTCGTAG